From Brevibacillus marinus, a single genomic window includes:
- a CDS encoding WIAG-tail domain, with protein sequence MAKQNESSATKRKKAARKPVDLDWLEDNDESPAMESAQMASSRPATHQKNYSKVVKDRKAEQQAAFIYTDDITDQAVTTEKIANRAIDSSKLKTGSVDTEALKDYAVNSNKLANHSVTSSKLAAMAVEEQHIANYAISGNKIQDRTISGDKLMNNSITSEKLADKTIDAMKIAEGSIGTQHLHPQCITTDLLQEQSVTGEKIKTGCIQTHHLANGAINNAKLAQEVVTTDKLRDEAVTSSKLAKGAVGPQHLKGQMIQSSHLAEAAVQREHIAARAISAEHLTEDLIDTRHLKNGAVNSDILARQSVTSEHLADQSITAAKLAREVISDLHLQPFSIQTRHLHDYLITHKKIGDQQVTGSKIANNAVTSEKIAEHSIYAAHLSDEAIMSRHLQEGAVTSDKIAQGAITATHIKERSIDRSHLADSAVHTYQIAEHAITTSKLASESVSTDKLTDFCVTSKKLADYAVTAEKLALEAVKSQHISHGSVTKEKLADKSVHSQHLAPESVSTVHLQNQSVTGSKLQDQSITLEKLAFVPLQTAKNKEHAMQQFGMVAFHLPESDMSTDVTVQLDEPFADDQYGVVAMTNVFQCFVTVKWKTRDRAMLTVVRHKESTQQDGMLYWIAFGHKQIETQPKQADDDGELVRYGEARE encoded by the coding sequence ATGGCCAAGCAAAACGAAAGCTCTGCCACGAAACGGAAAAAGGCAGCGCGCAAGCCGGTCGACCTTGATTGGCTGGAAGACAACGACGAAAGCCCTGCAATGGAATCCGCCCAGATGGCCTCGTCCCGGCCTGCTACCCATCAGAAGAACTACAGCAAAGTGGTCAAAGATCGCAAAGCAGAACAGCAAGCGGCGTTTATCTATACGGACGACATCACCGATCAGGCTGTGACGACCGAAAAAATAGCCAATCGCGCCATCGATTCGTCCAAACTGAAGACAGGCAGTGTCGATACGGAAGCGCTCAAAGACTATGCGGTGAACAGCAACAAACTGGCCAATCACAGCGTGACCTCCAGCAAGCTGGCCGCGATGGCCGTGGAAGAACAGCATATCGCCAACTACGCCATCTCCGGCAACAAAATTCAGGACCGGACGATTTCCGGCGATAAGCTGATGAACAACAGCATCACCTCGGAGAAGCTGGCCGACAAGACCATCGACGCGATGAAAATTGCCGAAGGGTCCATCGGCACGCAGCATCTGCATCCGCAGTGCATCACCACCGATCTGTTGCAGGAGCAGTCGGTGACGGGCGAGAAAATCAAGACCGGCTGCATTCAGACGCATCATCTGGCCAACGGCGCGATCAACAATGCCAAGCTGGCGCAAGAAGTGGTGACCACCGACAAGCTGCGGGATGAAGCGGTTACCTCCAGCAAGCTGGCCAAAGGTGCGGTCGGTCCGCAACATCTCAAGGGACAGATGATTCAATCCTCCCATCTTGCCGAAGCGGCTGTGCAGCGGGAGCACATCGCAGCGAGAGCGATCTCCGCCGAGCATCTGACGGAGGACCTGATCGATACCCGCCACCTGAAAAACGGCGCTGTCAACAGCGACATCCTCGCCAGACAAAGCGTTACCAGCGAACACTTGGCCGATCAGAGTATCACGGCGGCAAAGCTGGCCCGGGAAGTGATCTCCGATCTGCACCTGCAGCCGTTTTCCATCCAAACCCGCCACCTGCACGACTACCTGATCACGCACAAGAAAATCGGCGATCAACAGGTGACCGGCAGCAAAATCGCCAACAATGCGGTCACGTCGGAAAAGATCGCGGAACACAGCATCTACGCCGCACACCTTTCGGACGAAGCGATTATGTCCCGCCACCTGCAAGAAGGGGCGGTAACCTCCGATAAAATCGCCCAGGGCGCGATCACCGCGACGCATATCAAGGAACGGAGCATTGACCGCAGTCACCTCGCCGACAGCGCCGTTCACACCTACCAGATCGCCGAACACGCGATCACCACCTCCAAACTGGCGTCCGAATCCGTCTCCACGGACAAATTGACCGACTTTTGCGTCACCAGCAAGAAGCTGGCCGATTATGCCGTCACCGCGGAGAAGCTGGCGTTGGAGGCTGTGAAAAGTCAGCACATCAGCCATGGTTCGGTCACCAAGGAAAAGCTGGCGGACAAATCGGTTCACTCCCAGCACCTGGCGCCCGAATCGGTCAGCACAGTTCACCTGCAGAACCAGTCGGTTACCGGCAGCAAGCTGCAGGACCAATCGATCACGCTGGAGAAGCTGGCATTCGTTCCGCTGCAGACGGCCAAAAACAAGGAACACGCGATGCAGCAGTTCGGCATGGTCGCCTTTCACCTGCCGGAAAGCGATATGTCGACGGACGTGACCGTGCAGCTGGATGAGCCGTTTGCCGACGATCAATACGGCGTCGTGGCGATGACCAACGTGTTCCAGTGTTTTGTGACGGTAAAGTGGAAGACGCGCGACCGGGCGATGCTCACGGTCGTGCGCCACAAGGAGAGCACGCAACAGGACGGGATGTTGTACTGGATCGCCTTTGGGCACAAGCAAATCGAGACACAGCCAAAGCAGGCAGACGACGACGGCGAACTGGTACGTTACGGCGAAGCGCGGGAATAA
- a CDS encoding AAA family ATPase, producing MVKEILFGAVPAVIVFLLFLKVNIGPFLLFAAVLGGIYVLLSRQAGTGFAGKATRSRHIVPKTNIQFSDIGGQERAKRELKEALDFLIKKDKIRHYGIRPIKGVLLTGPPGTGKTLMAKAAANYTNSAFVAASGSQFVEMYVGVGAQRIRELFREVKQLAEKNGQDSGIIFIDEIEVIGGKRDGQQQREYDQTLNQLLTEMDGIGSTDNPRILLIAATNRKDMLDPALLRPGRFDRHIVVDLPDRKAREQILRIHAAGKPLADDVDLEKIAQETFGFSGAQLESVVNEAAIYAMREQSETISPRHFALAVDKVMMGEQTDREATVEEKRRVAIHELGHAIISEQVRPGSVSQVTLTPRGQALGYVRQNPLEDRYLYTKEALEQQIMVCLGGAVAEEIYYGGRSTGSKNDFEQALAMAHEIVQSGMSRLGIVHLSYIAKSQVHEEVNRILEELLERTRWVLRQFDPVFANSLQILLEKEVLSGDVFRRMLHEQQLVGSLSAQPLAGRG from the coding sequence GTGGTTAAGGAGATTCTCTTCGGCGCCGTTCCGGCTGTGATCGTCTTCCTTTTGTTTCTCAAGGTAAACATCGGCCCCTTCCTGCTGTTTGCGGCGGTGCTGGGCGGCATTTACGTCTTGCTGTCAAGGCAAGCGGGCACCGGTTTTGCAGGCAAGGCCACCCGCAGCCGGCACATCGTCCCGAAAACCAACATCCAGTTTTCCGATATTGGCGGCCAGGAGAGGGCCAAGCGGGAATTGAAAGAAGCGCTCGACTTCCTGATCAAAAAGGACAAGATCCGCCATTACGGCATTCGCCCGATCAAAGGAGTGCTGCTGACGGGACCGCCGGGAACGGGAAAGACGTTGATGGCCAAAGCGGCTGCCAATTACACCAACTCCGCTTTTGTCGCCGCTTCCGGGTCGCAGTTCGTGGAGATGTACGTCGGCGTCGGCGCGCAGCGGATCCGCGAGCTGTTCCGGGAAGTGAAGCAGTTGGCGGAGAAAAACGGCCAGGACAGCGGGATTATCTTTATCGATGAGATCGAGGTCATCGGCGGGAAGCGCGACGGTCAGCAGCAGCGCGAATACGACCAGACGCTCAACCAGCTGCTGACGGAGATGGACGGGATCGGCTCCACGGACAATCCGCGGATCCTGCTGATTGCCGCGACCAACCGCAAGGACATGCTCGATCCCGCTCTGCTTCGGCCCGGGCGTTTTGACCGGCACATCGTGGTCGATCTGCCGGACCGCAAAGCGCGCGAGCAGATCCTGCGCATCCACGCCGCCGGCAAACCGCTGGCGGATGACGTCGATCTGGAGAAAATCGCCCAGGAGACGTTCGGCTTCTCCGGCGCGCAGTTGGAAAGCGTGGTCAATGAAGCGGCCATTTACGCCATGCGCGAACAATCGGAGACGATTTCTCCGCGCCACTTCGCCCTGGCCGTCGACAAGGTGATGATGGGGGAACAGACGGACCGGGAAGCGACCGTGGAAGAGAAGCGGCGCGTCGCCATCCACGAACTGGGGCATGCGATTATCAGCGAACAGGTACGGCCTGGTTCGGTCTCGCAGGTTACGCTGACGCCGCGCGGGCAGGCGCTCGGCTACGTGCGGCAAAATCCGCTGGAGGACCGCTACCTGTACACCAAGGAAGCGCTCGAGCAGCAGATCATGGTTTGCCTGGGCGGCGCGGTGGCGGAAGAGATTTACTACGGCGGGCGCAGCACCGGCTCGAAAAACGATTTTGAGCAAGCATTGGCGATGGCGCATGAAATCGTGCAGAGCGGCATGTCCCGTTTGGGGATCGTCCACCTCTCGTACATCGCCAAGTCCCAGGTGCACGAGGAAGTGAATCGGATTCTCGAAGAGCTGCTGGAGCGGACCCGCTGGGTCTTGCGGCAGTTTGATCCCGTGTTTGCCAACAGCCTGCAAATTTTGTTGGAAAAAGAAGTGCTCAGCGGCGACGTGTTCCGCCGCATGCTGCATGAACAGCAGTTGGTCGGCAGCTTGTCCGCACAACCGCTTGCGGGCCGCGGCTGA
- a CDS encoding DUF5590 domain-containing protein: protein MVKRIVWLLTGILLISCFAAYHLASSVVADQQRFVEQARQWALTRTSITQIDEISEYRGKQSYTVVIGKNKVGTPVIAWMTADELVFDLLEGTVPKKNVEETVLRNHPGADIQHIVPGIDGEQRFWEVLYIDEEQQYNYVYYDFYTGAFLRAYRLNKLPS from the coding sequence GTGGTAAAACGAATAGTCTGGTTGTTGACTGGCATCTTGTTGATCAGCTGCTTCGCCGCGTATCATTTGGCTTCTTCGGTCGTGGCGGACCAGCAGCGATTTGTCGAACAAGCGCGGCAGTGGGCGCTTACGCGGACGTCGATCACCCAGATCGACGAGATCAGCGAATACCGCGGCAAGCAGTCCTATACGGTGGTGATCGGAAAAAACAAAGTGGGCACTCCGGTCATCGCCTGGATGACCGCAGATGAGCTGGTGTTCGATCTGCTGGAGGGTACCGTACCCAAGAAAAATGTGGAGGAGACGGTGCTGCGCAACCATCCCGGTGCCGACATCCAGCACATCGTGCCGGGAATCGACGGGGAGCAGCGCTTTTGGGAAGTGCTGTACATCGACGAAGAGCAGCAGTACAATTACGTCTATTACGACTTTTACACAGGAGCATTCCTGCGGGCATACCGGCTCAACAAACTTCCCTCCTAA